In Microbulbifer agarilyticus, the DNA window CCTGCTGAGGTCCACACCCAGTTGCCGCGCCAGTGCGCGTACCGCAGGCGTAGCACTGCGCGGGCGGTTAGACTGGGGGCGACGTTCGCGCGCGAGAGCCTGACCCCCGGATTCAATTTTGCCGACAACGGTCGCGGAATCGCTAAATTTTTCGGACTTTTTCCCCGACGTTTGCTGCATTTGATCCTGTTTAAAGCCGATAAGCGGTTGGCCGGTGTCCAGGGTTTGTCCCTCTTCCACAAAACACTTTTCCACCTCGCCCGCGTATGGTGACGGCACCTCCACCAGGGCCTTGGCGGTTTCCACTGTAACCAGAGGCTGGTCTACCGCAACCCTGTCGCCTTCCCGGACCAGCCAAGCGCGGATAGTGGCGTCCGGCAAACCCTCGCCAAGATCGGGCAGCTTGAAGATCTTCATGGCTGCACCTCCCCGCTACCCACAGTGTTCCCACCGCCGGTGACACGGGGCTCGGAACGCGAGTACCCCAGTGCAGTCCGAGCCCCAGCGACTATGCGCTCGACGCCAGGCAAGTAGGCACCTTCCAACTGGTAGTAGGGCATTACCGTGTCGTAACCGGTAACGCGCTGTACCGGCGCATCCAATAAATCAAAGGCGTATTCCTGAATCTGCGCGGCGATCTCGGCGCCGAGACCACCAAAACGCGCGGCTTCATGTACCACTACGCAGCGCCGGGTTTTCTCCAGAGAATCAATAATCGTGTGGATATCCAGCGGCTTGAGCGTGGCGGGGTCGATCACTTCCGCCTCGATGCCGCCGGCAGACAATTGCTCCGCCGCCTCGAGGGTTTCTTTGACGCTGGCACCCCAGGCAACAAGAGTCAGGTCACCACCCTCCCGCAGCACAAACGCGCGATCCAGCGGCAGTGCCTCGCCGTCATCCGATACCGGTTGTTTGGCGGCGCGGTAAATGCGCTTGGGTTCCAGAAACAGCACCGGGTCTGGATCGCGGATGGCCGCCAGCAGCAAACCATAGGCACGCGCCGGCGAGGAGGGCACCACCACGCGCAGACCGGGAATGTGCGCGAAGATTGCCTCGGTGCTTTCACTGTGGTGTTCCGGTGCGTGAATGCCGCCGCCATACGGCGCGCGGTACACGACGGGACAGCTGAGACGGCCGCGGGTGCGATTGCGCATGCGCGCGGCATGGCTGAGGATGTGGTCGAGGCCGGGATAGATAAACCCCATAAACTGGAATTCGGCGACCGGGCGCAGCCCTTGCGTGGCCATGCCCACGGCGACGCCGGCGATCATGGTTTCCGCAAGTGGTGTGTCCAGTACGCGCGCCGTGCCGAAACGCTGCTGTAAGCCCTCGGTTGCCCGAAATACGCCGCCGTTCGCCCCAACATCCTGCCCAAACACCACAACCTGTGGGTTGTTTTTCAGCTCGAATGCCAGCGCCTGGGTAACCGCTTCCACCAGCGTTATCGTATTTTGCTGATCGCCCATTTATGCACCGGCCCCCTGTTGCTGCTCGTCACGCAACTGGTCGTACTGCTCATACAAACCTTCAGGTAACTGCGCATACAGGTGATCAAACATGGCGGTGACCGGCTCGGGCGTCCGTGCCTGCCAGTTGCCGAGCGCCGTCTCCATGGTTGCGGCCAGCTCCCGCTCCAGGTCCTGTTGTTTGGCATCGCTCCACAGACCCTGTTCACGCAGGTAGTGATCCAGGCGCTTGATCGGCTCCCACTGCCAGGCTTTCTCCAACGCCTCGGCACTGCGATAACGGCTGGCGTCATCCGCGGTCGTGTGATCGCACAGGCGATAGGAAATCGCCTCGATCAGCGCGGGCCCGTCGCCACTGCGCGCTCGCTGCAACGCATCTTGCACCGCCCAGGCCACCGCTACGATATCGTTGCCGTCCACCTGCAGCGCGGGGATCCCCGCAGCGACGGCTTTTTGCGCAATTGTCTGGGTAGCGGTCTGGCCGTGACGCGGCACGGATATAGCCCACTGGTTGTTGTTCACCACAAACACCACCGGCAGCTTCCACACCCCGGCGAGATTCATCGCTTCGTAAAAATCGCCTTTAGAAGTCGCGCCCTCGCCACTGCTGGCGACGGCCGCCTGCAGTGGCACGCCTTCCTGCTGATGGCGCTGTTTCAGGGCAAAGGCGACACCCACTGCGTGCAGCATTTGGGTGGCAATAGGAATACAGATCGGCAGGTCGTTGGGGGAATGCTGGAAGTTCTGCCCGCGCTCATCTCCCCCCCAAATGGCGAGAATTTCCTCGATGGTGACGCCGCGCTCAAGCAATGCGCCGGTTTCGCGGTAGTAGGGACAATAGACATCATCGGTTGCGAGGGCATTGCCGGTGGCAATACCGATCGCTTCCTGACCGAGGGTAGAAGGGTAGGTACCGAGACGGCCGGTGCGCTGCAGTTTTACCGCGCGATCATCCACGAGCCTGGCCAGCTGCATCTGCCGAAAGCAATAGGCAAGCCAGTCCGGTGTGGCAAATTCAGGTAGCGGCTGGGTTGCCTTGCCCTGGTTGTCCAGATACTGGAGGTGGGCAATATCGAAGGAAGCTTGCAGTTGCAGGCGGGGTTTATGCATCGGCGCGGTCCCTTGGAATCCGATGCTTGTAGTGTAGTAGGGGGTTACCGGGTTCGATTTTTCGCAGTTCGGTGGCGGTAAATCACCGGGTGCTCCACCGCCACCCTAATAGCTTCAAAGCACCTGAAGTATCGATATCAGGACTTCTTGATGGGTCGCTGCCAGCCACCAATATTGCGCTGCTTACCACGGGCAACAGCCAGTTCGTCAGCACTCACTTCGCGGGTAATCGTTGAGCCGGCGCCAATAGTTGCACCAGAGCCGATGGTTACCGGCGCCACCAGCGCCGAGTTGGAACCGATAAAGGCGCCATCGCCAATAATGGTTTTGGATTTGTTTACGCCGTCGTAATTACAGGTGATGGTGCCGGCGCCGATATTCACGCCCTCTCCCACTTCCGCATCACCGACATAGGAAAGGTGATTGACCTTGCTACCCAGGCCGATTTTGGCTTTTTTGGTTTCAACGAAATTGCCGACTTTTGCCCCGTTGGCCAGCTCGGTGCCCGGACGCAGACGCGCAAAGGGACCGATGGTGCAGGCTTCGCCGACGCTGGCATCCTCAATTATCGAATTGGCCTCCAGCACCGTACCCGCCGCCAACTGGCAATTTTTCAGCAGACAGTTGGGTCCTATCTTTACCCCATCACCAAGCGTCACCTCACCTTCGAACACGCAGTTGATGTCGATGGAAACATCCGCGCCGCAGGAAAGGGTACCGCGCACATCAAGGCGAGCAGGGTCGAGCAGGGTGACACCGGCAGCCATCAGGTTTTCGGCATTCTCTTCCTGCAGCGCACGCTCCAGTTCAGCCTGCTGAGCACGACTGTTTACGCCGGCGACCTCGTTGGGGTCATCGGCGATCACACCGGTGACGGCGATCTTCTCACCCACGGAACGCGCGATCACGTCGGTTAGGTAGTACTCACCCTGAGCATTATTGTTGGAGAGCTCTGGTAGCCAGAGCGCCAGCAGGTCAGCGGGCGCCGCAAGAATACCGGTGTTGATTTCAGTAATTTTGAGGGTGTCGGCGTCGGCATCTTTTTGCTCGACAATCGCCTGCACCGCGCCGGACCCGTCGCGCACGATGCGACCGTAGCCACTCGGGTCATCCATCACCACCGACAACAGCGCAGGGCCCGAGGCAGAAGCCTCAAGCAAGCTTTTCAGTGTCGCGGTTTTCACCAGTGGTACATCGCCGTAAAGCACCAGTACTGTGGCGCCCTTGCGAAAATTCGGAATCGCCTGCGCAACCGCATGGCCGGTACCCAGCTGTTCGGTCTGCTCAACAAATTGCACACCGCTATCGGAGCAGCGCTCGCGTACCAGATCCGCACCGTGACCGATAACCACGGTAATACGCACATCACCAAGTCCCTTGGCCGCATTGATCACCCGCTCCAGCATCGGCACGCCACCAATGGGATGCAGAACCTTGGGAAGATTGGAGCGCATGCGGGTGCCTTTACCCGCGGCGAGGATGACAACGTCGATAGCCATGAGAATCCTTGGAGACTGAACAACAGAAGAAAGTGTGATTGAACATCCTTCTTTATAGATAGATACCAATCATTTTTGCAGGGAAAGGATTGTTACGAGTTTGGTCGTAAGGCGCAAGCAGATATAGGGTTAACTAGCCGTGAGTCGCTGGGCTGCAGACATCACTGAACTACCCGGTCTGCATGTTGACCCGACAACAAGGGTTAGACAGAAAACAAAAACCCGGCCAAGGCCGGGTTTTCTTCCAGACACAGCGGAGTATTACAATCCGCCCGCCCCACAATCCTGATTTAAGTATGAGATCATGGATTCATACAGTGTTTTTTGATGGTCATAGAACAGCGTATTACTGAAGTGATCTGCACCATCTAGCTCGACATATTTGTATTCTTTACCGAACTTATCCAGCGCCTTGCGATAGCGCTCAGCATGAGCTGGCGGTACTCGCTGATCCACGCTGCCATGCACCAACAGAATTGGTACGTTCACATCAGCGGCAGCTTCGATCGGGGAGATACTGTCGTCCCACATTCCAAGTTGCTCGACCTTCTGCGCGCCACGCATACGATCACGATAATAGTTGACCTGCATCTGATTATCCGACACTGCAGCGCCCGCAATCACACACTGATAAATCTGGTCTTTGCGTGCGGCAGCCACAAGTGCGGCGTAACCACCGTAAGACCAGCCAAACATTGCCAGGCGACCCTCTTCCGCCCAACCTTGTTCCACCAGATACATCATGCCGTCGTCTTTATCATCCTGCATTTTGTAGCCACCCTGGCCACCGTCAATAAATGCGGATTGATAGTGCTTGAGACCAAGACCACGAGAACCGCGATACTGGGGCTGCAACACCACATAGCCATTGTTCGCCAGCATTTGCGCCCACTCATCGTAAATTACGACTTCGGAAACAAATGGACCGCCGTGTGGCATCACAATCGCCGGGAACGGCGGCTTACCATTTGGTATGGTCAGGTAGGCGGGAATTTTTTTACCATCCCGTGCTTTGTATTCGATGTAGCGCACGTCGGCGAGCTTCTCAGCCTCGAGTAGCGGTTGACGACTACCCAGCTTTTTCAACTTACCTTTGTGTAACAGGTAGTAGGTTCCAGGATCACGCGGGCCAACGTTGTAGATAGTAAGGCTGGCACCATCACGACTGCGGCTATTTACGCGCAGGTAGTTGGACTCAGGGATAACCTGCTTGAGCTGTTGGTTAGTGGCCATTTCAAGCTCATCGAAATATTCAACTTCAATGCTCTGCTTGGAATAGACGACTCCAACAACGCTATCTAGATTCGTCCACTCATTGCTGTGGAAGCGAACTCCTGCCACATCCACATCACTACGGCGATAAATCAACTCACCAAAATCTTGCTTCTTTAGGTTATATTCCCAAAGACCAATTTTGTCGTGACCGTTGTTCGCACGCACGTAGAAGATATGTGGCTGCTGATCATCAAAGCCATCTACGGAGAAGTTTTCAAAACTTTCTTCGCTCAGGCGGTAAAATTCTTGCCACTTTTTCGTGTTAGTAACACGCTCGTACCAAACGTACTCACCCTTACCAATATCGAAACCGCGTGCCAACCAGGGATTCCCATCGATATCAAATTCGATCTGCCCCATATCGAGCTTGCCGCGCAGAATTAGCTTTTTGGCGCCAGACTTGATATCCAACTCGTAGTAAGTGCGGGGGCGAAACGCTTTGTTCAAGCGATTATCTTCGCCACCGGGCAGATAGGAAAAAATGATCCGACGTTCATTATTTGGCAGCAGATGTTCAAGATCGGCACCCAACTGGTCGTATTTTTTCAATTTTTTACGCTTGATATCGACGGAACCGAGAAGGTATTCATAAACACCCTCATTAAAGCCCTCAATTCGATCACGCACTTTTTGGCGAAGATTCATCCCAATGACATCATTGCTAAGCCAGAAGAAACTCTGAATCTCCATCGGATTCGAGTTGATCCGATACGGCTCAGCGTCGAGATCGTCAGCGGGATACACCTCTATGACGGGATCGCCGTCTTTGGTAGGAATTTTTAATAGTGCAACATGTTTCCCATCCGGGGAAATCTCAACGTTACTGATTACATCGCGCAAAGCCCAATATTCCAGTGGATAGGGCTCCTGATTCTTCGCCACCACGTCAAGGCTGATCAGTAGTATCAATGAACTGATCAGCAATTTGAGTCTTGCCATATAGCTACCCTGCAACATTACTTTCTTACTAATAAATTGCTTGGAAAAAAAAGCCCGCCTTAGGCGGGCTTTCTCACCTGGATACTATCAGAAGTTTTTCTGAAGATTCAGGAACATGGTACGGCCTTGAACGTTGTAGCCATAACCAATCGGTGTGTTGTTGACGGAAAGAATTTCGTTACCGTCTACTTGAGGAGGTGCTTCATTAAATACATTGCGCACACCCAGACCCGCGGTCCAGGTGTCGGCATAGTAGTAGAAGGAGGCACTGTGCAGCAGATAATCATCGGCGAAGCCAACATCACGACAATCAACCCCGCCGTTTGCGGCACCAATACAGGAATCAGAAGTAAAGCCTGTCTCATTGGTGTCATAAATATCGCTGAACTCGTCAACAAACTCGTCTGCTTGCTCTACTGAGCCCAGGTACTGAGTTGTCCAGGTAAAGCGATACTTATCGTAGTCAACGCGGAATTCGCCACGTCCTTGCCATTTCGGGAAGCCGAAAGTGCCCTGATATACGTCAACATCAGGATTACCTTCGTCATCGAGGTACGTGAGCGTGCGCTCAAGTACGCGGTTGAAGGTGAGGTTAGCACTCAAGTCAATCGGTGCACCGAAGATGGTTGCAGGCTGCGAATAAGCAATGTTGTAGTCAAAGCCACGTGCAATCTCATTGTCACGGTTTACGAATGCTGCATCGACTTTATCGAGCAGTCCATCGTCACCACGCTGCAACTGAGAACAGAAAGCACTGTTGCCATTCGGATTGTTATAACAATCATTGATCAGGAACTGTGGCGACGGTTCAATGATCGAATTTTCAATTTCGATATCGTAATACGTCATTCCAAGGGTCAGATCAAAACTCTCAAAGAATGGTTGCTCGAAAGAGAAGCCAACAGTGAAGGAGTCAGATGTTTCCTCTTTCAGCCCAAGGCTACCGCCGCGAGCAACTTCAACACTGTATGAATTGAAGCCATTGTTCTCGGCAGTGGTTGGATCTACACCATTCGCGGCACAGTTAGCCAATACCTCAGGAGAGCGCGTGTCCAGTGCAGGGTTGTAACCACCAGTGAGGTCGTCCAGCGCACTATCCGGGATCAAGCAGGGGTCAGACACGGTCTGGAAACCAGTTTGATTTTGCAGGAAGTTTTCGCGCAGATTCGGAGCACGATAGGAAGTACCGTAGGTAGAACGCAGCAGTAAGGATTCAACCGGGCGGTAGGCGACCTTAGCGGCATTGGTCCAAGCACCACCATAGAACTCGTCTTTGGTGTAGCGGGCAGACAAGTTGGTAGTCAACTCTTCAGCCATGAATTTACCGGCGAGCACAGGTATCTCAATCTCACCATACGCTTCTTTTGTGGTTTTGTTGCCGGTTGCACCGCCATCCGCGAAGTAGTGGATAAACAGACCATCGCGTGCAACGTCGTCTGGAACAGACTTAATGCGATCGTCACGCAGTTCAGCACCAACACCCACAATTACATCGCCTGCAGGCAGGGTTGCAACGGTACCACTGGCATACGCGGAGAAGATTGTCTGGTAGTAAGAAGTATCGAAGTCACGGCTGTCAAACAGATAGTCACGCTCAGCCTGAGTCGCAAAATCACCGATTACGCCGTTGTACAACGAATCAGCAAACATATCGATAGGCACACAGGTGGACTCACCCGGCAGCGGTTCACAGATAAATGTGCCCGGGTTATTTGGATCCTCAATGGTGGTGGCTAGCGACTGGTACATCCGGTCACCACGAATACCGACGCGACTGGAGTCACCATCAGACTTGGTGATAGAACCGGCCAGCTCAAAAGACCAGTCAGACAGACTGCCAATATTCATCATCGGCAGGTCACCGCGCATTCCGGTCACAAAGCGGGTCTGGGCAACCTCTACTCGGTTGATATTTCGATCACCAAGTACGGAAACGATTGGAGTGGTGCCTTGCGGTCCCAGAGATCCAGCGAACAAGTCCACAATACCTTGATCACGGAACTGCTCAGGGGTCAGGCCATAAAAGCCCGCAAACTGAGCGACAAAGCCGGGGTTGAGCAGGAGTTGGTCATAGGCCTCACCACAATCAACACCGCGCACGCCATTTGGGTTACAGATGTTGAAGGGGTTATCTGCAGGTACAGCGGGGAACAACTGGCTCGCACCAGTATTGATAAAGTTCTCACGCTTGGCATAGCTGACCTCGAAGAATGGGGTCAGGTTCATGTCCCCTTCAAAGGTGTACTCACCAAAGGCCATAAAGCTGGTGCGTTCCTGCTGGGGAATCAAGTGCGCAAACTGCTCTTTACCGTTGAGGTCGTAGTCGTGGAAATTAATGTCCGGTACGCCATCACCATTGGTATCCAGGCCGCTTAGTGCAAAGGCACTGGATTCGGTGAAACCATTCCAACCACCGTTGGAGCTACCGGGGGTGTAGTAGATACTGCCCGCCTCTGGCACAGAGACACGGCCAGCAAGAGAACCAATTCCACAGCCTTCAAAGTCCATGCCGTAGATTTCTTGATAATACGCATTATCGGTATAAATATTGCCATCGGTACCGACTTCGATATTGCGCTCACATCCAGCGGTCCATTCGCGGTCTGCCAGGGTAACGGCATCCATTTCGAAATGCTCGATGCCCATGCCGATAAAGCCGCGGTCGAAGTTTTGTCCCCAGCTCAAGCTCAGGGTATTTTCCCCACCATTAGGCTGCTGCGGGTTAGTACCGAACACCTCGAAATCTACACCATCGAAGTCTTTCTTTAGGATTACGTTAACCACACCGGCGACGGCGTCAGAGCCATAGATCGACGAAGCGCCGTCCAATAACAGGTCATACTGCTGCACCAGAGAAGCTGGAATCAGATTCAAGTCTGCGGCAACCGGCGCACCCTCTACGCCAGCCGGCGCCATACGGCGGCCATTCAATAGAACCAGAGTACGGCCAGCACCCAAACCACGCAGGTCTACAGTTGAAGCACCAGGACCGTTATCCAGAACATAACCAGAGAAGGTCAGATCGATTTGCTGACCGGTGGCTGCGCCACTGGATTGCAGGATGGTGGAGGTATCAATTGCGCCCGCTTCGCGCGCGCCTTCGGCGTCAATGATCTGCAAAGGTGCAATGCTGGAGAAGGTATCGCGCTTCAGGCGCGAACCGGTAACAACTACTTCCTCAACACCACTGTCATCTTCCATCTCAGTAAGGAGTGATTGCTCCTCCTGAGCTTCGACGTTGGTTTCTGTAATCGCAGCTTCATTTTCCTGCGCGAAAGTGACTGGTGACAGTACGGCGGCCAGAACTGCCGTTGAAACACTAGCCTTCACCGGTAAGCGGGCGCTTCCGAGTATATTTTTTAGATTTATCAACTTTGTATTCCCCAAGTTAGCTTTATTGCTCTCGATACAAAATGTTATGTAAAAAAACTTTTACT includes these proteins:
- a CDS encoding alpha-ketoacid dehydrogenase subunit beta; the protein is MGDQQNTITLVEAVTQALAFELKNNPQVVVFGQDVGANGGVFRATEGLQQRFGTARVLDTPLAETMIAGVAVGMATQGLRPVAEFQFMGFIYPGLDHILSHAARMRNRTRGRLSCPVVYRAPYGGGIHAPEHHSESTEAIFAHIPGLRVVVPSSPARAYGLLLAAIRDPDPVLFLEPKRIYRAAKQPVSDDGEALPLDRAFVLREGGDLTLVAWGASVKETLEAAEQLSAGGIEAEVIDPATLKPLDIHTIIDSLEKTRRCVVVHEAARFGGLGAEIAAQIQEYAFDLLDAPVQRVTGYDTVMPYYQLEGAYLPGVERIVAGARTALGYSRSEPRVTGGGNTVGSGEVQP
- a CDS encoding TonB-dependent receptor; protein product: MINLKNILGSARLPVKASVSTAVLAAVLSPVTFAQENEAAITETNVEAQEEQSLLTEMEDDSGVEEVVVTGSRLKRDTFSSIAPLQIIDAEGAREAGAIDTSTILQSSGAATGQQIDLTFSGYVLDNGPGASTVDLRGLGAGRTLVLLNGRRMAPAGVEGAPVAADLNLIPASLVQQYDLLLDGASSIYGSDAVAGVVNVILKKDFDGVDFEVFGTNPQQPNGGENTLSLSWGQNFDRGFIGMGIEHFEMDAVTLADREWTAGCERNIEVGTDGNIYTDNAYYQEIYGMDFEGCGIGSLAGRVSVPEAGSIYYTPGSSNGGWNGFTESSAFALSGLDTNGDGVPDINFHDYDLNGKEQFAHLIPQQERTSFMAFGEYTFEGDMNLTPFFEVSYAKRENFINTGASQLFPAVPADNPFNICNPNGVRGVDCGEAYDQLLLNPGFVAQFAGFYGLTPEQFRDQGIVDLFAGSLGPQGTTPIVSVLGDRNINRVEVAQTRFVTGMRGDLPMMNIGSLSDWSFELAGSITKSDGDSSRVGIRGDRMYQSLATTIEDPNNPGTFICEPLPGESTCVPIDMFADSLYNGVIGDFATQAERDYLFDSRDFDTSYYQTIFSAYASGTVATLPAGDVIVGVGAELRDDRIKSVPDDVARDGLFIHYFADGGATGNKTTKEAYGEIEIPVLAGKFMAEELTTNLSARYTKDEFYGGAWTNAAKVAYRPVESLLLRSTYGTSYRAPNLRENFLQNQTGFQTVSDPCLIPDSALDDLTGGYNPALDTRSPEVLANCAANGVDPTTAENNGFNSYSVEVARGGSLGLKEETSDSFTVGFSFEQPFFESFDLTLGMTYYDIEIENSIIEPSPQFLINDCYNNPNGNSAFCSQLQRGDDGLLDKVDAAFVNRDNEIARGFDYNIAYSQPATIFGAPIDLSANLTFNRVLERTLTYLDDEGNPDVDVYQGTFGFPKWQGRGEFRVDYDKYRFTWTTQYLGSVEQADEFVDEFSDIYDTNETGFTSDSCIGAANGGVDCRDVGFADDYLLHSASFYYYADTWTAGLGVRNVFNEAPPQVDGNEILSVNNTPIGYGYNVQGRTMFLNLQKNF
- the pdhA gene encoding pyruvate dehydrogenase (acetyl-transferring) E1 component subunit alpha, whose protein sequence is MHKPRLQLQASFDIAHLQYLDNQGKATQPLPEFATPDWLAYCFRQMQLARLVDDRAVKLQRTGRLGTYPSTLGQEAIGIATGNALATDDVYCPYYRETGALLERGVTIEEILAIWGGDERGQNFQHSPNDLPICIPIATQMLHAVGVAFALKQRHQQEGVPLQAAVASSGEGATSKGDFYEAMNLAGVWKLPVVFVVNNNQWAISVPRHGQTATQTIAQKAVAAGIPALQVDGNDIVAVAWAVQDALQRARSGDGPALIEAISYRLCDHTTADDASRYRSAEALEKAWQWEPIKRLDHYLREQGLWSDAKQQDLERELAATMETALGNWQARTPEPVTAMFDHLYAQLPEGLYEQYDQLRDEQQQGAGA
- a CDS encoding alpha/beta hydrolase family protein — encoded protein: MARLKLLISSLILLISLDVVAKNQEPYPLEYWALRDVISNVEISPDGKHVALLKIPTKDGDPVIEVYPADDLDAEPYRINSNPMEIQSFFWLSNDVIGMNLRQKVRDRIEGFNEGVYEYLLGSVDIKRKKLKKYDQLGADLEHLLPNNERRIIFSYLPGGEDNRLNKAFRPRTYYELDIKSGAKKLILRGKLDMGQIEFDIDGNPWLARGFDIGKGEYVWYERVTNTKKWQEFYRLSEESFENFSVDGFDDQQPHIFYVRANNGHDKIGLWEYNLKKQDFGELIYRRSDVDVAGVRFHSNEWTNLDSVVGVVYSKQSIEVEYFDELEMATNQQLKQVIPESNYLRVNSRSRDGASLTIYNVGPRDPGTYYLLHKGKLKKLGSRQPLLEAEKLADVRYIEYKARDGKKIPAYLTIPNGKPPFPAIVMPHGGPFVSEVVIYDEWAQMLANNGYVVLQPQYRGSRGLGLKHYQSAFIDGGQGGYKMQDDKDDGMMYLVEQGWAEEGRLAMFGWSYGGYAALVAAARKDQIYQCVIAGAAVSDNQMQVNYYRDRMRGAQKVEQLGMWDDSISPIEAAADVNVPILLVHGSVDQRVPPAHAERYRKALDKFGKEYKYVELDGADHFSNTLFYDHQKTLYESMISYLNQDCGAGGL
- the glmU gene encoding bifunctional UDP-N-acetylglucosamine diphosphorylase/glucosamine-1-phosphate N-acetyltransferase GlmU; its protein translation is MAIDVVILAAGKGTRMRSNLPKVLHPIGGVPMLERVINAAKGLGDVRITVVIGHGADLVRERCSDSGVQFVEQTEQLGTGHAVAQAIPNFRKGATVLVLYGDVPLVKTATLKSLLEASASGPALLSVVMDDPSGYGRIVRDGSGAVQAIVEQKDADADTLKITEINTGILAAPADLLALWLPELSNNNAQGEYYLTDVIARSVGEKIAVTGVIADDPNEVAGVNSRAQQAELERALQEENAENLMAAGVTLLDPARLDVRGTLSCGADVSIDINCVFEGEVTLGDGVKIGPNCLLKNCQLAAGTVLEANSIIEDASVGEACTIGPFARLRPGTELANGAKVGNFVETKKAKIGLGSKVNHLSYVGDAEVGEGVNIGAGTITCNYDGVNKSKTIIGDGAFIGSNSALVAPVTIGSGATIGAGSTITREVSADELAVARGKQRNIGGWQRPIKKS